The sequence AAGTTATTAATATGTTATTGGCATCATAACGCAAATTGCATTGTGATCGACTTTTATCTGGTTTCAGCCTACTATGCAGGCGTCTGTTCACCTCTAATTTCTATGCTATCTCTATATGATTACTTTCTCTGATATTCAATTGCTACGCGGCGGTAAGCCACTCCTTGACCAAGCATCTGCCACTCTTCACCCTGGCGACAAGATCGGTTTGGTTGGTAAAAACGGCTGTGGTAAATCTACGCTGTTCGCCTTAATTAAGGACGAACTGTCTATTGATGCCGGCTCATTCAGCAAACCAGCGCATTGGGAAATGGCTTGGGTTGCTCAAGAAACGCCTGCATTAGAAAGAACAGCAATTGAATACGTGATTGATGGCGACCGGGAATACCGCGGCCTTGAAGATCAACTAGAGAAAGCGGAACAAGCCGACAACGGCACATTGGTCGCAGAGATCCACGGCAAGATCGAAACCATTGGTGGTTACAGCATCAAGGCACGTGCTGCCGAGTTGTTGGACGGCCTAGGCTTTAGCCAAGAACAAATGACATGGAACCTGACTCAGTTCTCAGGTGGTTGGCGTATGCGTTTGAACCTAGCGCAAGCCCTACTGTGTCGCAGTGACTTATTGCTGCTCGATGAGCCGACCAACCACTTGGATTTAGACGCAGTAATGTGGCTAGAGCGTTGGTTACAAACCTACCCGGGCACGCTAGTGCTTATCTCGCACGATAGAGACTTCCTAGACCCTATCGTCAACCGTATTGTCCATGTTGAAAACCAACAGCTTAACGAATACACGGGTAACTACTCATCGTTTGAAACTCAACGAGCGCAAAAGCTGATCCTGCAACAAGCGATGTTCCAGAAGCAGCAGAAACAAATGGCGCACATGCAGAGCTACATTGACCGTTTCCGCTACAAAGCTTCAAAAGCTCGCCAAGCACAAAGCCGTATTAAAGCGCTAGAGAAAATGGAGCAAGTGCTACCCGCTCAGTTTGATAACCCATTCAGCTTTGAGTTCAGAGAGCCAGACGCCCTACCAAACCCAATCATGATGATGGACGAGGTATCTGCAGGCTACGATGACAATCTGATTCTAGAAAAGATTCGCTTAAACCTAGTACCGGGCAGCCGCATTGGTCTGCTTGGTCGAAATGGCGCAGGTAAATCAACACTGATCAAACTGCTTTCAGGTGAGCTGAAACAGCAAGGTGGTGAGCTTAGCTATTCGCAAGGCGTTAAAATTGGCTACTTCGCACAGCACCAATTAGAAACGCTGCACCCAGAAGAAACACCGCTGCAACACATGATGCAGATTGCACCTAAGCATACAGAGCAACAACTGCGTGATTACCTAGGTAGCTTTGGCTTCCAAGGTGAAAAAGCACTGGATAAAGTGGCGCCATTCTCAGGTGGTGAAAAAGCGCGTTTGGTATTGGCACTACTGGTATGGCAAAAACCTAACCTATTGCTACTCGATGAACCAACCAACCACTTGGATCTCGACATGCGTCAGGCGCTGACTTTTGCATTGCAGACGTTTGAAGGCGCGATGGTTATCGTATCGCACGACCGTTACCTACTGCGTGCAACCACAGATGACCTGTACTTAGTACATGATCGCCAAGTGGCACCGTTTGATGGCGACCTAAGCGATTACTACAAGTGGTTAACCGAACAACAAAAAGTTGAGCGCAAAGAAGCACAAGCATTGGCACCAGCGAAAGATGGCGCCAACAGTGCAGCAGCGAAAAAAGAGCAGAAACGCAAAGAAGCCGAGTTCCGAAAACTGACTGCGCCACTGCGTAAAAAGCTGACTCAATTTGAAAAGCAGATGGATAAGCTGACGCAGGCTCTTGAAGAAGCCGAGCAAGAATTATCAGACACTTCACTGTATGAAGCTGAAAATAAGGCTAAACTGAATAAAGTACTCGCTCTACAAGCGAGCAGTAAATCACAGCTAGAAGAAGTTGAAATGGATTGGATGTCCACTCAAGAAGAGCTTGAGCAGATGGAACAGGATATGGATAGCTTATGAGCCCAGAGCACGCCCCAATATCACTAACACTGGAACGACTATGGCAATTTAGCCTTCAGTATTACAGTGTGCGCGGTGTAAAGGATGCGTGCTTAGCTTTGCAAAACCAGTTCCACGGCAACGTCAATCTACTGCTGCTTCTAAAATGGCTTGATGAGCAGCAACTCTCCTTTGCGGAAGAAGAGTGGCACAAAGTACAACAGTGCTTAAGCCGCTCTGAAACCTTGCTCCATAGTTATCGAGAGCTGCGCAAGCACCTCAAGGCACACGTTGTGGATTCACTCTACCGTGAAGCCTTACAGTTTGAATTGCAGCTTGAGAAACAACAGCAGTCCGATCTCGTCGATTGTATTAACTCCCTAGAGTTGTACACCAATCAGCAATCGCCTCTCGCATTTCAATACTGCCGTTTACTTGGGGCTGAAAACCTCTATGACGCATTTTCTGAACCAGCACCTCAGCCCTAACCCGTTTCCTTTCCCTTTTATTCAATCAAGATCAAAGCTTGTCTGAGCTCTATCGTTATCGATGTTTACAGCATAACGGGTACATACTATTGGTAGAACACGCCACTTATATAGTAAGTAACAAGCCTAACTCCGATATTATTCAATCAGTTACCCATGACATATTTTTGTTGCCCGTATCAGTGAAACCCTTGCGCTTATGCCGAGAATCAACCAAGCTCAAATAAAAACGTGGGCGTTCTGCTAAAAGCTCAACACTTTACCAAAGCCCATAAAAGAAGCATGGACTGTTTTATGACAATATTTACCGCAGCAGCTGGTCTATCTAATCCGCACTTACAAACCTTAGTGCCACGATTTATTAGAAAGCAGGCGTTGTTCAACCCGCAATGGCAAACCTTAGAAACACCCGATGGTGACTTTCTAGACCTTGCTTGGAGCGAATCGCCAGATGGCGACAATCCAAATAGTGACGATATAAAGAACAAACCGATATTCGTGCTGTTCCACGGTTTGGAAGGCAGTTTTGAGAGCCCTTATGCCAATGGACTAATGAATGCGTTTGCTAAAGATGGTTGGCTGTCGGTGATGATGCACTTTAGAGGCTGTAGCGGAAAACCGAATCGCTTGGCTCGCGCATATCACTCCGGTGAAGTTGAAGACGCTCGCTTCTTCCTCAGGCATCTACACGCTCAGTTTCCCAATAACCCAAAGGTGGCGGTTGGCATCTCCTTGGGAGGAAACATGTTGGCAAACTATTTGGCGGAATACGCAGATGACCCACTGTTGTCAGCAGCAACAATAGTCTCCGCCCCCTTTGACTTGGCCTGTTGTTCAAGTCGCATAGAACGCGGATTCTCGAAGCTCTATAAGAAGTACCTGCTTAATTCACTCAAATCGAATGCGTTGAAAAAGGTGAAGCTGTTGCAAGAGAAACTCGGCATCACGGCTGAATCCATCAAGAAGATCGACAAGCTGTATGAGTTTGATGAACGAATTACTGCGCCCCTGCACGGCTTCAAAAACGCGCAAGACTACTACGCACAGTGCTCCGCTCTTCCTAAGCTCAATAAAATCAAACTACCGACACAGATCATTCACGCCAAAGACGATCCTTTCATGACCGATGATGTGATTCCAAAATTCGTTCTACCGGATAACATCGATTATCGCCTATTTCAGAAAGGCGGCCATGTAGGATTTATCACTGGTAGCACACTCAAACCACGATTCTGGTTAGAGGAAGCCTTACCTGCGTATTATGAGAGTATCCAAGGTTCAGCATAACGACGAAGCCTTGCTAAATATAAACGCGAAACCTTGGTAAGATAGCGCAGCCCCAAATTGGGATTGTACTAAAAACATCACTAGACACACTCATCAACATATCAATGAACATAAAAGAGAGAAGTATTTATGATCATCCCATGGCAAGACATCGCGCCAGAGACACTGGAAAACCTCATCAAAGAATTCGTGCTGCGTGAAGGCACAGACTATGGCGACGTTGAGATCTCACTGCAAAGCAAGATTGATCAGGTGAAACATCAATTAGCTTCTGGTGACGTGAGCATCGTGTTTTCCGAACTGCACGAGACCGTTGATATCCAGGTGACAAAACGCTTCTAGGCTGCGCTTAGAAAGGAGCCGTGTTATAGTGGAAAACGATTGCTAACAAGTAAGTTACTCAAACGACAAGGGTTGTCATGTCCGCTAAACATCCAATTATTGCGGTGACGGGTTCATCTGGAGCCGGCACCACCACTACCTCAGAAGCCTTCCGCAAAATGTTCAATATGATGGACGTGAAGGCTGCTTGGGTAGAAGGGGATAGTTTCCACCGATTCACTCGACCAGAAATGGATGTCGAGATCCGCAAGGCGCGCGAGCAAGGTAAGCACATTAGCTACTTTGGTCCACAAGCCAACGACTTTGGTGCATTAGAAGAGTTCTTCCGTCAATACGGGAACGAAGGCACCGGTAAAGTACGTAGTTACCTACACACCTTCGATGAAGCTGTTCCTTATAATCAAATGCCGGGCACCTTCACGCCATGGCAAGATATCCCTGAAAATTCCGATGTGATGTTTTACGAGGGCCTGCACGGCGGTGTCGTTGATGGCGATATCAATGTCTCTCAACACGTCGATCTGCTGATTGGCATGGTGCCTATCGTAAACCTAGAATGGATTCAGAAATTCGTTCGTGACACACGCGATCGTGGCCACTCTCGCGAAGCGGTAATGGACTCTATTGTACGTTCAATGGATGATTACCTTAACTATATTACCCCGCAGTTTTCACGTACGCATATCAACTTTCAGCGTGTTCCAACCGTAGATACATCGAACCCACTCAACGCCAAAGGGATTCCAAGTTTAGACGAAAGCTTCGTAGTTATACGTTTGCGTGGCATCAAAAACGTCGATTTCCCTTACCTTTTGGCAATGATTGACGGCTCATTTATGTCTCGTCATAACACGCTAGTGGTGCCAGGGGGCAAGATGAGTTTTGCTATGGAGCTCATTGTAAGGCCAATCCTACAACAACTCATCGAAACCGGAAAAATAGGTTAACAAAACGACATTCTGGTTGATTACTTTTCATACCGTGATCATGTGCACAATTTTGCGTAAAAAATCGTAGCTTGGTCACGATTAAAATCAAGAAATAGTACCTGAAAAAGGATACTATTCTTAAACGAAACACAAGATAGCTTGCAGCGCTCAACGAGTGCTCTTATCCTACAAGTCAATCCAGGCTTAGCTAAAATACGGAAAGCGGCAAGCATACCCTGCAGAGGAAGTGAGATATTATGGTTCTAGGTAAACCTCAAACCGATCCAACATTAGAGTGGTTCCTTTCACACTGTCATATTCATAAGTACCCTTCAAAAAGTACTTTGATTCATGCTGGTGAAAAGGCAGAAACCTTGTACTACATCGTTAAAGGTTCTGTGGCAGTTCTTATCAAAGACGAAGAAGGTAAGGAAATGATTCTTTCTTACCTAAACCAAGGCGACTTCATCGGTGAGCTAGGCTTGTTCGAAGAAGACCAAGAGCGTACTGCTTGGGTTCGTGCTAAATCTCCTTGTGAAGTAGCTGAAATTTCTTTCAAGAAATTCCGTCAACTTATCCAAGTGAACCCAGACATCCTGATGCGCCTTTCAGCGCAAATGGCAAGCCGCCTACAAGTAACTAGCCAAAAGGTTGGTGACTTAGCGTTCCTTGACGTAACAGGTCGTATCGCTCAAACGCTACTAAACCTAGCGAAACAGCCAGATGCAATGACTCACCCTGACGGCATGCAAATCAAGATCACTCGTCAAGAGATTGGCCAGATCGTTGGTTGTTCTCGTGAGACAGTAGGTCGTATCTTGAAGATGCTAGAAGAGCAGAACCTAATTTCTGCACACGGTAAAACTATCGTGGTATACGGCACTCGTTAATCTCGATTAACTGAGCCAAAAATTTGAAAGCCACCAAATGCAAATTTGGTGGCTTTTTTATTATCTATAAGATTTACAGAGCAGATGCGAGATGCGAATGGAACAATTACAACTTCCAAACGCAAACACTCTCGAAGCGAAGCGTACCCGCATCTTTAGGGCAAAGCTCGTGCTCGAATCTTTCTTTAACCGTTAGTGCTTTCGAAGATCTTGTCCGCCGATGCCGCAACAAAGCCGGTGTAAAGCTCACCATTCGCCATCGCATAACGCTTAGCGAACTCATAGAAGCCTCCAGGAATCATCTCATTGCCTTCAACAAATGAAACTGGGACTTTGTCTGCCATTGTTGATGATTGCTCTAATAAGACCTCTGGAGAGCCTTTAACCTCACCACCAGATGCATTGATAGTGAAACCCGATTCGATCAGATAGTCATTCACGGCCTGAACTTCATCAAAGGCGTTAAGTTGATTTACGCTCACCGTAAAGTGGTTGGCACCGTAACCATGGGCCGCTAACCAAGACGCGTATTCACTCTCTTTTGCCAGCACTTGGAAATCTGCGAAGCTTAAATCCCAAAGGCGTCCGCCAAACAGGAATTCATGACCTTGCAGCTTGCTTGCATCGACTTGCTCAACGAGCTTAGCAACGATCTGTTGTAGCTCACTTGAGCACTCTTCTACCTTCAACTCACTGATGAACACTTTCGGCTGTTTTAGATCTGGATGCTCGTAATGCTTCGCGACTAGCTTCTTGCTCTCAAATAAGTAATCGCCACACGCTTTATAACCTAGCTCAAGAAAAGGCTTAGCCAGTGTTTCAATACCCAGCGGAGCTACATTGAAAGTACGCAGTGCAATATGATCGTTAATCAGCGCTTCATCTTCCTTCAGCAAGTGGTGTACTTTCTCAGCCGATGGACAAAGCCTATGAATGTAATCATCCCATAGTGATTTAAAGAGTAGATCGGGCGTCATGGTGACTCCTTGTCAGAGGTTCTAGCAAGCTAGTAATATGGATTAGAAAGGGAGAGGCTGGACATAGAGTCAGCAGCCATCAGCCTGTGACATACTTGTTCTATTATTATCTACCGCCCAATCTTGATGCTGAGCGTGGTTAAAATAAGGAAGCGATACGCCGCTTCCTTATCTCATAACTAATGAATGAGCCTTAGCTCAATATCAATCTAAACTACAGCTCGATACCTGGGCTAAACGTAGCTGGCAGTTGAGTTTCACCACCTTCCATTGAAGCCATTGGGTAAGCACAGTAGTCCGCCGCATAGTAAGCACTTGGGCGTAGGTTGCCAGAAGCACCCGGACCACCAAATGGTGCATCACCACTTGCGCCTGTGAGTTGGCGGTTACGGTTAACAATACCCGCGCGGATATGGTCAACGAAGTATTCCCATTCAGAATCGTCTGTCGATACTAGACCAGCAGACAAACCAAAGCGTGTGTCATTAGCTAGTTTAACCGCTTGCTCAAGTGACTGGTAACGAACCACTTGTAGCAATGGACCGAAGTACTCTTCATCTGGTAGTTCAGCAATGTTGGTGGCATCAATAATACCCGGAGAAACAAACGCCGCTTCACCCGCTTTTGCTTCTACTAGGCTTACACCACCTAGCGATTGCAGATTCGCTTGTGCATCTAAAATAAACTTAGCAGCGGCTTCTGAGATCTGTGGGCCCATGAATGGTGCAGGCTCAGCAAAAGGCTGATCAACACGAATCTTTTGCGTAGCCGCGACCAGCTTATCGATCAGTAGGTCGCCCTTCTCACCAACAGGAACATACAGGCGACGAGCACATGTACAACGTTGACCTGCACTGATGAACGCCGATTGGATAATGGTGTATACCGTTGCGTCCGCATCACCGTATTGGTCACTGATCACCATAGGGTTGTTGCCGCCCATTTCTAGTGCCAGCATCTTGCCCGGTTGACCCGCGAATTGGCGGTGCAGGATATGACCCGTATTGGCACTACCCGTAAATAGCACGCCATCAAGACCTTTAGCGTCAGCCAGTGCGATGCCAGTCTCTTTAGCGCCTTGCACTAGGTTGATTACGCCAGCAGGAAGACCCGCTTCTTGCCATAGCTTCATTGCGAACTCACCCGTCCAAGGCGTCTGCTCTGAAGGTTTGAATACTACGGTGTTGCCCGATAGCAGAGCTGGAACAATATGACCGTTAGGTAGGTGACCTGGGAAGTTGTAAGGACCAAATACCGCCATCACGCCCAATGGACGGTGACGAAGTACGATTTGGTTGCCTGCCGCTTCACGTGAAGCTTCACCAGTACGCTCGTGGTAAGCACGGATAGAGATAGCGATCTTACCTGCCATCGCGCCCGCTTCAGTGCGAGTTTCCCAAATAGGCTTACCCGTCTCTTTTGCGATAATTTGCGCGATCTCTTCGCTGTTCTCTTTCACTTTTTCTGCGAACTTCAACACGATCGCTTCGCGCTCAGCAAAGCTCAGCTTTTTCCAAACTAGAAACGCTTCACGAGCCGCTGCTACTGCAGATTCAACCTGTGCTGGTGTTGCACTATCACCTTGCCACACTACTTCGTTGTTGTATGGGCTTACTGATGTCATGGCGTCACCTTGACCTGCCACCCATTGTCCTGCTATCCACTGAGTCATACTTCTATCCTTAAAATCTTCGACAGATAATCGCCGCTCTTATTGAGCCAACATGCGAACGTATTCGCCTTCTTTTACTTCAAGAGCGCTTGCTACTTCAGGTGATAAAATCACTGTGTCGCTTGCTTGGTCATACGCACCTTTCGCGGCTACTGCGCGGAAGTTCTCAAACGAGGTATTACCAATTAGGAAGTCTTTAGAGCTAGAGTGCTCTGCAATTTGAACCTGTGCTCGAATTGAGTGACGCACCGATTCGATGTTTCTAAGATCACACTCAACCGTCGGGCCCGCATCAAAGATGTCGACATAACCACGGTTAGTGAAACCTTCACGCTCCAGCAACTTAAGTGCAGGACGTGTATTGTCATGTACCTCTCCAATCACCGCCTGAGCTTCTTTGCTCAGTAGGTTCACGTAGATAGGTAGCTTTGGCATTAGGTCAGCAATGAAGCCTTTCTTGCCAATACCGGTTAGGTAATCGGCAAGCGTGAAATCAATCGAGAAGAAATGCTCTTGCAGCCATTGCCAGAAAGGAGAATTGCCTTCTGCATCCGATACACCACGCATCTCAGCAAAAATCGTTTTCGAGAAACGCTCAGGGTGCTCAGACATGATCAAGAAGCGACACTTCGACATCAAACGGCCATTCAATCCACCACGGAAAGCCGGACGCAAGAACAGCGTACAAATCTCACTGCATCCCGTGTAGTTGTTACCGAAAGTCAGCAGCTTCACGACGTTATTCACGCCAAGCTTTTGCGATGAGTGAACCACTTTACTGATATGGTAAGAGTAAAATGGAACATCCCAACCAATTGAAGCTTCAATGCCTGTGGTACCCGCAACTTCACCGGTTTCAGTGTCGAAGCCAACCATTAGGTAGCCTTCGTCACCGGGTTCAGTCACGTCTTGTTTGGCAAAGCTGTATTCAGAGTGAGTAATACGGTTAGTTAACAGTTCTTCGTTAACCGGAAGAGATGTGAATCCATGTCCTGACTCAACGGCGCAGGTATGCAGCGCATCGTAATCAGATAGTTTTATTGGGCGAACAACTAGCATCAATATTCCCTCCAGATGCAAAATAGGCCCAAAACCAGAAGCTTGGGCCTTTAGCAGAACGTCATGGGATCGCTCTAGTGGCGATCATTCCTATGACGCCGCTCAGGCTAAACTAGCGTAGCGATTGCTTTGTCTAGTTTTGATAAGCCTTCTTCAATTTCTTGTGTAGTGATAACCAGCGATGGAGTAAAACGAACCACGTTTGTACCCGCAACCAGTACCATCAAGCCTTGTTCGCCTGCTGCTACTAATACGTCACGTGCACGTCCTTGCCATTCGTCGTTGAGTGCAGCACCTAGCAATAGGCCTTTACCACGAACTTCACTGAAAATTTGGTACTTATCGTTAATCTTCGCTAGGCCATCGCGGAACAGAGCTTCGCGCTCTTTCACGCCGGCCAGAGTTTCAGGTTGGCTAACGACATCAACCACCGCTTCTGCCACTGCACACGCCAGTGGATTACCACCGTAAGTAGAGCCATGCGTGCCGACTTTTAGGTGTGTCGCAAGTTCAGAAGTTGTGAGCATTGCGCCGATAGGGAAACCACCACCTAGAGATTTTGCTGTGCTCAAGATGTCTGGTGTTACACCTAGACCTTGGTAAGCATAGAAATTACCAGTACGGCCATTACCTGTTTGCACTTCATCAAAGATAAGCAGTGCATTGTGTTTGTCACACAGTTCACGAACTGTGTTCACGAATTCAGACGTTGGAGAAATGATACCGCCCTCGCCTTGCAGAGGTTCCATCATGATGGCACAAGTACGATCAGAGATGTGCGCTTCTAGCGCTGCAATATCATTGTAAGGCAGGTGAGTCACATCGCCAGGTTTTGGACCGAAGCCATCAGAGTAAGCCTCTTGACCACCAACCGTTACAGTAAAGAAAGTACGACCGTGGAAACCTTGTTTGAATGCAATGATTTCAGATTTCTCAGGACCGTGAACATCCGCCGCCCAACGACGAGCTAGCTTAAGTGCTGCTTCATTCGCTTCTGCGCCAGAGTTTGCAAAGAATACTTTTTCTGCAAAACATACGTCTGTTAGCTTTTTCGCTAGACGCAGTGCAGGTTCGTTGGTCATCACGTTACTTAGGTGCCAAATCTTGTTTGCTTGCTCAGTAACTGCGTTAACCATTGCCGGGTGACAGTGACCCAAACAGCTCACAGCGATACCACCAGCAAAGTCGATATACTCTCGGCCTTGTTGGTCCCAAACGCGTGCGCCTTCCCCTTTTACCGGGATCATTTCCATTGGGTTATAACAAGGCACCATCACCTCATTAAACAGACTACGTTCTACTTTATTTTCCACTGTCATCGTACATTCCTTCTCGATACCGCAAGCTTCGCAAATAAGCGTAATGGTTCATAAGTGAGACAAAGATATTTTGTCTCGCCATAATCCCGCTGCAGCATTATATTTACATTTAATTAACCTTTTCAATAGTAGATTATTCTTTAGCCATCCCTAACAACCAGCTAAACGTCACTACCTATGACTATTTATGCATCAATTAATCTGTTTTATGAAGCTTTTTTTACCTAAACGTATAACCAGCAATAGCAAAGCCTTACTGGCACAGCGGTATATAGGGTTCGAGAGGAAATAAGGCGAATAATTTTGCATAGGCTAAAAACTTAGCGAAGCGAGAGAGAAATGTTATAAAAAGTGATCGGCGTCAGAGGGAGAGAGGCGCGTAAAGCCCGAATTTAAACGCTTAACGAATG is a genomic window of Vibrio sp. ED004 containing:
- a CDS encoding DUF1338 domain-containing protein, whose translation is MTPDLLFKSLWDDYIHRLCPSAEKVHHLLKEDEALINDHIALRTFNVAPLGIETLAKPFLELGYKACGDYLFESKKLVAKHYEHPDLKQPKVFISELKVEECSSELQQIVAKLVEQVDASKLQGHEFLFGGRLWDLSFADFQVLAKESEYASWLAAHGYGANHFTVSVNQLNAFDEVQAVNDYLIESGFTINASGGEVKGSPEVLLEQSSTMADKVPVSFVEGNEMIPGGFYEFAKRYAMANGELYTGFVAASADKIFESTNG
- a CDS encoding ABC transporter ATP-binding protein is translated as MITFSDIQLLRGGKPLLDQASATLHPGDKIGLVGKNGCGKSTLFALIKDELSIDAGSFSKPAHWEMAWVAQETPALERTAIEYVIDGDREYRGLEDQLEKAEQADNGTLVAEIHGKIETIGGYSIKARAAELLDGLGFSQEQMTWNLTQFSGGWRMRLNLAQALLCRSDLLLLDEPTNHLDLDAVMWLERWLQTYPGTLVLISHDRDFLDPIVNRIVHVENQQLNEYTGNYSSFETQRAQKLILQQAMFQKQQKQMAHMQSYIDRFRYKASKARQAQSRIKALEKMEQVLPAQFDNPFSFEFREPDALPNPIMMMDEVSAGYDDNLILEKIRLNLVPGSRIGLLGRNGAGKSTLIKLLSGELKQQGGELSYSQGVKIGYFAQHQLETLHPEETPLQHMMQIAPKHTEQQLRDYLGSFGFQGEKALDKVAPFSGGEKARLVLALLVWQKPNLLLLDEPTNHLDLDMRQALTFALQTFEGAMVIVSHDRYLLRATTDDLYLVHDRQVAPFDGDLSDYYKWLTEQQKVERKEAQALAPAKDGANSAAAKKEQKRKEAEFRKLTAPLRKKLTQFEKQMDKLTQALEEAEQELSDTSLYEAENKAKLNKVLALQASSKSQLEEVEMDWMSTQEELEQMEQDMDSL
- a CDS encoding phosphoribulokinase codes for the protein MSAKHPIIAVTGSSGAGTTTTSEAFRKMFNMMDVKAAWVEGDSFHRFTRPEMDVEIRKAREQGKHISYFGPQANDFGALEEFFRQYGNEGTGKVRSYLHTFDEAVPYNQMPGTFTPWQDIPENSDVMFYEGLHGGVVDGDINVSQHVDLLIGMVPIVNLEWIQKFVRDTRDRGHSREAVMDSIVRSMDDYLNYITPQFSRTHINFQRVPTVDTSNPLNAKGIPSLDESFVVIRLRGIKNVDFPYLLAMIDGSFMSRHNTLVVPGGKMSFAMELIVRPILQQLIETGKIG
- a CDS encoding TIGR02444 family protein translates to MSPEHAPISLTLERLWQFSLQYYSVRGVKDACLALQNQFHGNVNLLLLLKWLDEQQLSFAEEEWHKVQQCLSRSETLLHSYRELRKHLKAHVVDSLYREALQFELQLEKQQQSDLVDCINSLELYTNQQSPLAFQYCRLLGAENLYDAFSEPAPQP
- a CDS encoding YheU family protein, which translates into the protein MIIPWQDIAPETLENLIKEFVLREGTDYGDVEISLQSKIDQVKHQLASGDVSIVFSELHETVDIQVTKRF
- the astD gene encoding succinylglutamate-semialdehyde dehydrogenase, which encodes MTQWIAGQWVAGQGDAMTSVSPYNNEVVWQGDSATPAQVESAVAAAREAFLVWKKLSFAEREAIVLKFAEKVKENSEEIAQIIAKETGKPIWETRTEAGAMAGKIAISIRAYHERTGEASREAAGNQIVLRHRPLGVMAVFGPYNFPGHLPNGHIVPALLSGNTVVFKPSEQTPWTGEFAMKLWQEAGLPAGVINLVQGAKETGIALADAKGLDGVLFTGSANTGHILHRQFAGQPGKMLALEMGGNNPMVISDQYGDADATVYTIIQSAFISAGQRCTCARRLYVPVGEKGDLLIDKLVAATQKIRVDQPFAEPAPFMGPQISEAAAKFILDAQANLQSLGGVSLVEAKAGEAAFVSPGIIDATNIAELPDEEYFGPLLQVVRYQSLEQAVKLANDTRFGLSAGLVSTDDSEWEYFVDHIRAGIVNRNRQLTGASGDAPFGGPGASGNLRPSAYYAADYCAYPMASMEGGETQLPATFSPGIEL
- the astA gene encoding arginine N-succinyltransferase produces the protein MLVVRPIKLSDYDALHTCAVESGHGFTSLPVNEELLTNRITHSEYSFAKQDVTEPGDEGYLMVGFDTETGEVAGTTGIEASIGWDVPFYSYHISKVVHSSQKLGVNNVVKLLTFGNNYTGCSEICTLFLRPAFRGGLNGRLMSKCRFLIMSEHPERFSKTIFAEMRGVSDAEGNSPFWQWLQEHFFSIDFTLADYLTGIGKKGFIADLMPKLPIYVNLLSKEAQAVIGEVHDNTRPALKLLEREGFTNRGYVDIFDAGPTVECDLRNIESVRHSIRAQVQIAEHSSSKDFLIGNTSFENFRAVAAKGAYDQASDTVILSPEVASALEVKEGEYVRMLAQ
- the crp gene encoding cAMP-activated global transcriptional regulator CRP, with product MVLGKPQTDPTLEWFLSHCHIHKYPSKSTLIHAGEKAETLYYIVKGSVAVLIKDEEGKEMILSYLNQGDFIGELGLFEEDQERTAWVRAKSPCEVAEISFKKFRQLIQVNPDILMRLSAQMASRLQVTSQKVGDLAFLDVTGRIAQTLLNLAKQPDAMTHPDGMQIKITRQEIGQIVGCSRETVGRILKMLEEQNLISAHGKTIVVYGTR
- a CDS encoding hydrolase, with the protein product MTIFTAAAGLSNPHLQTLVPRFIRKQALFNPQWQTLETPDGDFLDLAWSESPDGDNPNSDDIKNKPIFVLFHGLEGSFESPYANGLMNAFAKDGWLSVMMHFRGCSGKPNRLARAYHSGEVEDARFFLRHLHAQFPNNPKVAVGISLGGNMLANYLAEYADDPLLSAATIVSAPFDLACCSSRIERGFSKLYKKYLLNSLKSNALKKVKLLQEKLGITAESIKKIDKLYEFDERITAPLHGFKNAQDYYAQCSALPKLNKIKLPTQIIHAKDDPFMTDDVIPKFVLPDNIDYRLFQKGGHVGFITGSTLKPRFWLEEALPAYYESIQGSA
- a CDS encoding aspartate aminotransferase family protein, giving the protein MTVENKVERSLFNEVMVPCYNPMEMIPVKGEGARVWDQQGREYIDFAGGIAVSCLGHCHPAMVNAVTEQANKIWHLSNVMTNEPALRLAKKLTDVCFAEKVFFANSGAEANEAALKLARRWAADVHGPEKSEIIAFKQGFHGRTFFTVTVGGQEAYSDGFGPKPGDVTHLPYNDIAALEAHISDRTCAIMMEPLQGEGGIISPTSEFVNTVRELCDKHNALLIFDEVQTGNGRTGNFYAYQGLGVTPDILSTAKSLGGGFPIGAMLTTSELATHLKVGTHGSTYGGNPLACAVAEAVVDVVSQPETLAGVKEREALFRDGLAKINDKYQIFSEVRGKGLLLGAALNDEWQGRARDVLVAAGEQGLMVLVAGTNVVRFTPSLVITTQEIEEGLSKLDKAIATLV